The sequence AACCCAAgcgcaagaagaagaagaacctgTTTGAGGTGGCTCAGTTTTTGCCCAACTGGGGATTAGGGTATCAAATGGCTAAGACTCACTGGGTCGGCGTCTCTTACCAGATCACCAAAATCAATCTTTACAAGGTCTCTCTTTTAATTATTGCTGGctttcaaatttttctttattggtTTTTGCTCGTTTGGTTACTAAGAAAATGTGGGACTAATTAAAAATTTGGGCTTTTGTGCCCCTAAGCTTTCTGCTATTGCATTTGATTGCTCGTAATTAGATGTGAGAATGTTCATTCAATCAATTCGCCTTATTATTGTTATGGGTTtaatggtttagggtttgtgcgtttttttaaataaattttggcAGGACGGTAGACATGGCAAAGCATGGGGCATCGTTCATAAGGAAGGTCAGTGATgggttttatattttatggaagtgactttttttgttttttttctcaattgaagtttttatttgtatCTCTAATACTTGCCTTTATGACTATATAAAGGATtatacattttctttctttggtttgaaagaaaaatgttaCAAGGGTTTTATCACTTACTTTTTAGCTGTATCTGGCTAAAGAAGTGACTCAAGTATATCATAGTTTACCAGTTGAACATTTGTGCTTGCGAAGTATTGAGGTTTACTGAATTGGGCTTACTAATCTGATCAATATTTGTGTTCTGTTTGTGGTTGATATGATCGATTCAATGCTATGTATCATGTTTGCTCAATCTGTATACCTGGTTTTGGCTGCATTCTGTTGTTCAATATCTGATAACTCTTGTATTTTTAACTTCAATTGAAAATAAAGTGTCCTGACTCCTAAATGGTTGGGAAATAATGCATCATTTAGTTCAAAGAACTACCAAGGGAACTAGTTGGCATTGTTACGTAGGAGATTGAACATGCACTTCCCTGGCCACAGCATTTGTATTTGTGACTGAACGTGCATCCTGATTTCAATTATAAATGAGAAATATGTGCTTCGTAAGTGACATTGGCCCCCTCCACATATGCGATTGCATAATCAAATGTAATGCATGAGCACCTACATACATAAATAAGAGGTTCCTTTTTGTTATAGAGACTTGATTCAGTATTTGTCTGTCATTTATGCCTAGGAATGGCTAATTCATTAGAGTTCTGTTTTGACTTGTAGTTGTGATAGTCAGAATTGCTAAAATAATATGTGGTCATTTTTTAGGATTAggtttatctatttttaagttATTCTCTTTTATATGGAAGTTGATATAGTAGAATTTGTTGCAGGCTTGCCAGCTGCAGATGCTCCAAAGAAAATAAGTGGAGTCCACAAGCGTGGTTGGAGGTACATTCCAAACTCAAAGTCGCCTGAAAGTGTTCCAAGTGTGACTAAACCTACAGAAAGTGCTCCAGCAGCTGAAGTTCAAGCAGCTTGATGCGTTTCCTCCATTTTTTGGGAAGATGTAGTCTGATCTGTCATACTAGGATGTTCTTTTTGAGTTAATTGGTTGTATCCTCCATCGTTATAACTTTTGGTTAGATatggtaaattttttttttctttcttcagtTTAGTATATTTGACGCTCCACTGTAACATCCTTCCTTGTGCATTGAAGCTAGAATAAGCTTACAGCAATGCGAATTGGAAATGTTTTTTCAGAAAGAAGGATTGAGCACATTcgtgtttgttttttatttatcaatatttttaaCGTTGGCTCTGGTGCCTGGTTCTGTTTCTTCTTATGACATGAATGCTATCGGGATGGTGTCTGATTATCTTttagaactttttttttttccaagttgcCATATTGATCTTGAATGATGGATGTAAGAGGAGGGGAATAATATTTGCATCTTTGCTACTATCATGTGGCACTATAATTTGTTATCAATCACAATTGATGAGAAATTCTTACACGCAGGGTGGTGTTATTaaccttttcttttactt comes from Prunus dulcis chromosome 6, ALMONDv2, whole genome shotgun sequence and encodes:
- the LOC117629812 gene encoding uncharacterized protein LOC117629812, with the protein product MASNLANRAVTDRTIKLWRLTSSFLRNFSTASENPTAAAAASPSSSASKKPKRKKKKNLFEVAQFLPNWGLGYQMAKTHWVGVSYQITKINLYKDGRHGKAWGIVHKEGLPAADAPKKISGVHKRGWRYIPNSKSPESVPSVTKPTESAPAAEVQAA